One stretch of Streptomyces sp. MMBL 11-1 DNA includes these proteins:
- a CDS encoding aminotransferase class IV family protein, translating to MAELNGEPVEPAQLQNLALTNYGHFTSMRVDDGRVRGLSLHMERLQRDCRTLFGTDIDPQRVRELARRAAPSTGSTTVRVTVFDPSLDLGHPDKADDPHILVTSRPAGALPLPPLKVQSTTYVRDVPSVKSVGLFATLHHRRQAQLNGFDDALFVDQEHVISEGGTWNIGFFDGSRVIWPNADCLVGVTMDLLKAAHDHETRSVRLDDLTNMRAAFATNAAIGVRAVSAIDGIELPESHAIIDTLRKEYMEIEGDLL from the coding sequence ATGGCAGAACTCAACGGAGAACCGGTCGAGCCGGCCCAGCTTCAGAACCTGGCCCTGACCAACTACGGCCACTTCACCTCCATGCGAGTGGACGACGGGCGCGTACGTGGCCTGTCCCTGCACATGGAGCGACTTCAGCGCGACTGCCGAACGCTCTTCGGCACTGACATCGACCCGCAGCGCGTACGCGAGCTGGCCAGGCGTGCCGCTCCCTCCACCGGATCCACCACGGTCCGCGTCACCGTCTTCGACCCCAGCCTCGACCTCGGCCACCCGGACAAGGCCGACGACCCGCACATCCTGGTGACCTCCCGGCCGGCGGGCGCCCTCCCTCTGCCGCCGCTCAAGGTGCAGTCCACGACCTACGTACGCGACGTACCGAGCGTCAAGAGCGTCGGCCTCTTCGCGACCCTGCACCACCGCCGTCAGGCACAGCTGAACGGATTCGACGACGCCCTCTTCGTCGATCAGGAGCACGTGATCTCGGAGGGAGGCACCTGGAACATCGGCTTCTTCGACGGAAGCCGCGTGATCTGGCCGAACGCCGACTGCCTCGTCGGCGTGACCATGGACCTGCTGAAGGCCGCCCATGACCACGAAACCCGCTCGGTCCGCCTGGACGACCTGACGAACATGCGGGCCGCATTCGCGACCAACGCGGCGATCGGCGTCCGCGCCGTCAGCGCGATCGACGGAATCGAGCTGCCCGAATCGCACGCGATCATCGACACGCTCCGCAAGGAGTACATGGAGATCGAGGGCGACTTGTTGTAA
- a CDS encoding relaxase/mobilization nuclease domain-containing protein — protein sequence MIPRIHKRGSETIGLIRYLYGPGSHEEHTDPHLVAAFDPLTPDPGRDPQATYGQLQRLLDQPVNALPAGRRPKKHVWHLSVRASPDDPVLSDDDWAAIARRMVAATGIAPDGDDAACRWAAVRHADDHIHIIATLVREDGRRPRLHNEARRAQAEARLIEADYGLRRVSPGDGTAAKRPTSAERHKADRRGKQRTPREELREAVRLSAAGAASEEEFFDRLAAADLLIRRRVAPSGDTLGYTVALPGDRNAKGEPVFYSGSKLAPDLSLPRIRDRWTKTSDDPAQEPAQPSVTGPASARRRASAAAWQALLIIDHGDDGVIAAQIAAAGEVLDALAQTSAAHTRHELQAAATAFERASRSHVRAARGHDHALRQAARNLVHSGPALGRGEDGATAAMAIDMLIFLITAAAHWHAKKQHAQQDEAAHRAAEHLRAAYQAAAEYPMAMLNHRGRRLAPAWQRHHSAAVRHALPELADRILAEPGWPALAATLAEVQAAGHSPATLLAQAAARRELGTAERVSDVLVWRLRRMADLPAAPDSSQGLRTRGMYAVTSPKQAAQTGTRLANSSPRRR from the coding sequence GTGATCCCCCGTATTCACAAGCGCGGCAGCGAGACGATCGGGCTGATCCGCTACCTGTACGGCCCCGGCTCCCATGAGGAGCACACCGACCCCCATCTAGTGGCCGCCTTCGACCCGCTCACCCCCGACCCGGGCCGCGACCCGCAGGCCACCTACGGGCAGCTGCAGCGGCTGCTCGACCAGCCTGTCAACGCCCTGCCCGCCGGCCGACGGCCCAAGAAGCACGTGTGGCACCTGTCCGTACGCGCCAGCCCGGACGACCCAGTCCTGTCCGACGACGACTGGGCCGCCATCGCCCGCCGCATGGTCGCCGCCACCGGTATCGCCCCCGACGGCGACGATGCCGCCTGCCGGTGGGCGGCCGTCCGCCACGCCGACGACCACATCCACATCATCGCCACGCTGGTCCGCGAGGACGGCCGACGGCCCCGTCTGCACAACGAGGCTCGCCGTGCCCAGGCCGAGGCCCGCCTCATCGAAGCGGACTACGGCCTGCGCCGGGTCAGTCCGGGCGATGGCACCGCCGCGAAGCGGCCCACCAGCGCCGAACGCCACAAGGCCGACCGCCGTGGCAAGCAGCGCACCCCGCGCGAGGAACTGCGCGAGGCGGTCCGCCTCTCGGCGGCCGGTGCGGCGAGCGAGGAGGAGTTCTTCGACCGCCTCGCTGCGGCCGACCTGCTCATCCGGCGACGCGTCGCGCCATCGGGCGACACCCTCGGCTACACCGTCGCCCTCCCCGGTGACCGCAACGCCAAGGGCGAGCCCGTCTTCTACTCCGGCTCCAAGCTCGCCCCGGACCTCTCCCTGCCCCGCATCCGCGACCGCTGGACCAAGACCTCGGACGACCCCGCCCAGGAACCAGCCCAGCCGTCGGTGACCGGGCCCGCCTCCGCACGCCGACGCGCCAGCGCCGCCGCCTGGCAGGCCCTGCTCATCATCGACCACGGCGACGACGGCGTCATCGCCGCGCAGATCGCCGCCGCCGGAGAAGTCCTGGACGCCCTCGCCCAGACCTCCGCCGCCCACACCCGCCACGAACTCCAGGCCGCCGCCACCGCGTTCGAACGAGCCTCCCGCTCCCACGTCCGCGCCGCACGCGGCCACGACCACGCCCTGCGCCAAGCCGCCCGCAACCTCGTCCACAGCGGCCCGGCCCTCGGCCGAGGCGAGGACGGCGCCACCGCCGCGATGGCCATCGACATGCTGATCTTCCTGATCACCGCCGCCGCACACTGGCACGCCAAGAAGCAGCACGCCCAGCAGGACGAGGCCGCCCACCGAGCCGCCGAACACCTGCGCGCCGCCTACCAGGCCGCCGCCGAGTACCCCATGGCCATGCTCAACCACCGGGGCCGGCGCCTGGCTCCAGCCTGGCAACGCCACCACTCCGCCGCCGTACGCCATGCCCTGCCCGAGCTGGCCGACCGGATCCTCGCCGAACCCGGCTGGCCGGCCCTCGCAGCCACCCTCGCCGAGGTCCAGGCAGCCGGTCACAGTCCCGCCACCCTGCTCGCCCAGGCAGCCGCACGACGGGAGCTGGGCACGGCGGAACGCGTGAGCGATGTGCTCGTGTGGCGACTGCGGCGGATGGCCGACCTCCCAGCTGCCCCCGACAGCTCCCAGGGCCTGCGCACCCGGGGCATGTACGCGGTCACCTCACCGAAACAGGCAGCGCAAACCGGCACCAGGCTCGCGAATAGTTCGCCGCGGCGACGCTGA
- a CDS encoding SUMF1/EgtB/PvdO family nonheme iron enzyme: MATVERWSGLEVRALREASRMSTEEFAARLGVSDRMVSKWESRKDTIRLRQVNQAALDTLLAGSAPDVHERFASLARSLGTVLPTQETPSPGPQPQQHQVRHPRDGKKMALVEAGTFLCGEKNEPVWLPSFYIDVFPVTNNDYARFVAATGHEPPQHWHRGKCPEAILDHPVVFVTWHDASAYAAWAGKELPTAQQWEKAARGTRGDAYPWGSNATPAKCNSRESGIGSTTPVSRYHSGVSPYGVYDLCGNTWEWCSTRSEPGRYELKAGAWTSPFARATPAVFNDASTEMLDDDTGFRCAIPATAVEMLLGT; the protein is encoded by the coding sequence GTGGCGACAGTTGAGCGATGGTCCGGACTGGAGGTCCGGGCCTTACGCGAGGCATCGCGGATGAGTACGGAGGAGTTCGCGGCACGCCTCGGTGTCAGCGATCGCATGGTGTCCAAGTGGGAATCGCGCAAGGACACGATCCGGCTCAGGCAGGTGAACCAAGCGGCTCTGGACACACTTCTCGCCGGCTCCGCCCCCGACGTCCACGAGCGGTTCGCGAGCCTCGCCCGCTCGCTGGGCACGGTGCTCCCCACGCAGGAAACCCCAAGCCCAGGGCCCCAGCCTCAGCAGCACCAGGTCCGCCATCCTCGCGACGGCAAGAAGATGGCCTTGGTCGAGGCCGGCACGTTCCTGTGCGGCGAGAAGAACGAGCCTGTCTGGCTCCCGTCCTTCTACATCGACGTCTTCCCGGTCACCAACAACGACTACGCGCGGTTCGTGGCCGCCACCGGCCACGAACCGCCCCAGCACTGGCACCGCGGCAAGTGCCCGGAGGCCATCCTCGATCACCCGGTGGTCTTCGTGACCTGGCACGACGCCTCGGCGTACGCGGCGTGGGCGGGGAAGGAACTGCCGACCGCCCAGCAGTGGGAGAAGGCGGCCCGTGGCACGCGCGGCGATGCATACCCGTGGGGCAGCAACGCCACCCCGGCCAAGTGCAACTCCCGCGAGAGCGGAATCGGCTCCACGACCCCGGTGAGCCGCTACCACAGCGGAGTCTCCCCGTACGGCGTCTACGACCTCTGCGGCAACACGTGGGAGTGGTGCTCGACCCGCTCCGAGCCTGGCCGCTACGAGCTCAAGGCCGGCGCCTGGACCAGCCCCTTCGCCCGCGCCACCCCAGCCGTCTTCAACGACGCCTCCACGGAGATGCTCGACGACGACACCGGGTTCCGCTGCGCGATTCCTGCGACAGCGGTGGAGATGCTGCTCGGCACCTAA
- a CDS encoding valine--tRNA ligase, whose translation MTDNTQQQTAPTTELPTQYTPAEVEGPLYERWVERGYFEADAKSEKPAYTIVIPPPNVTGSLHLGHAFEHTLIDALTRRKRMQGFETLWQPGMDHAGIATQNVVERELAKEGKSRHDLGREAFVERVWEWKAESGGQIAGQMRRLGEGLAWSRDRFTMDEGLSRAVQTVFKKMFDDGLIYRAERIINWCPRCLTAISDIEVDYQDDDGELVSMKYGEGDDTIVVATTRAETMLGDTAVAVHPDDERYAHLIGKQIKLPLTDRTIPVVADTHVDPEFGTGAVKVTPAHDPNDFAIGQRHNLESIEVLDERGIITTHGPFQGLDRFEARSAIVAALRAEGRIVAEKRPYVHSVGHCSRCKTTLEPRLSLQWWVKVETLAKAAGDAVRDGRVNIHPADMSQRYFDWVDNLNDWCISRQLWWGHRIPVWHGPNGELVCVGPDDEAPTGEGWTQDTDVLDTWFSSGLWPFSTLGWPEQTPDLEKFYPNSVLVTGYDLMFFWVARMMMFGLYAMDGQPPFHTIAFHGMVRDEFGKKMSKSFGNTVNPLDWMDKYGSDALRFTLAKGANPGVDVPIGEDWVQASRNFANKIWNATRFAMMNGATVEGPLPDASAMSATDRWILSRLNKVVAEADAYYDDYQFAKLADALYHFAWDEVFDWYVELSKTTFFEGGEQAKVSARVLGEVLDVTLRLLHPIVPFVTDTLWTTLTGRESVVIAEWPKDSGFRDEAAEKEIELVQRVVTEVRRFRSDQGLQPGQKVPARLELADTALAPHEAAIRQVLRLQPEGEGFSATASLPVAGATVALDLSGTIDVAAERKRLAKDLAAAEKEKAQAEGKLGNEAFLAKAPDNVVDKIKGRLAKADEDIARIQAQLDKLPPQ comes from the coding sequence GTGACCGACAACACTCAGCAGCAGACAGCGCCCACCACCGAACTGCCGACCCAGTACACGCCGGCCGAGGTAGAGGGGCCGCTGTACGAGCGCTGGGTAGAGCGCGGCTACTTCGAGGCGGACGCGAAGAGCGAGAAGCCGGCGTACACCATCGTCATCCCGCCGCCCAACGTCACCGGCTCGCTCCACCTGGGCCACGCCTTCGAGCACACGCTGATCGACGCCCTCACCCGCCGCAAGCGCATGCAGGGCTTCGAGACGCTGTGGCAGCCGGGCATGGACCACGCCGGCATCGCCACCCAGAACGTCGTCGAGCGCGAGCTCGCCAAGGAGGGCAAGTCCCGCCACGACCTGGGCCGCGAAGCCTTCGTCGAGCGCGTCTGGGAGTGGAAGGCCGAGTCCGGCGGCCAGATCGCCGGCCAGATGCGCCGCCTCGGCGAGGGCCTGGCCTGGAGCCGGGACCGCTTCACCATGGACGAGGGCCTGTCCCGGGCCGTCCAGACCGTCTTCAAGAAGATGTTCGACGACGGCCTGATCTACCGCGCCGAGCGCATCATCAACTGGTGCCCGCGCTGTCTGACGGCCATCTCCGACATCGAGGTCGACTACCAGGACGACGACGGCGAGCTCGTCTCCATGAAGTACGGCGAGGGTGACGACACCATCGTCGTCGCCACGACCCGCGCCGAGACGATGCTCGGCGACACCGCCGTCGCCGTCCACCCCGACGACGAGCGCTACGCCCACCTCATCGGCAAGCAGATCAAGCTGCCGCTGACCGACCGCACGATCCCGGTCGTCGCCGACACGCACGTCGACCCCGAGTTCGGCACCGGCGCCGTCAAGGTGACCCCGGCGCACGACCCGAACGACTTCGCCATCGGCCAGCGCCACAACCTCGAATCCATCGAGGTCCTCGACGAGCGCGGCATCATCACCACCCACGGCCCCTTCCAGGGCCTGGACCGCTTCGAGGCCCGCTCCGCCATCGTCGCCGCCCTGCGCGCCGAGGGCCGGATCGTCGCCGAGAAGCGCCCGTACGTCCACTCCGTGGGCCACTGCTCGCGCTGCAAGACGACGCTGGAACCGCGTCTGTCCCTGCAGTGGTGGGTCAAGGTCGAGACGCTGGCCAAGGCCGCCGGTGACGCGGTCCGCGACGGTCGGGTCAACATCCACCCGGCCGACATGTCGCAGCGCTACTTCGACTGGGTCGACAACCTCAACGACTGGTGCATCTCGCGCCAGCTGTGGTGGGGCCACCGCATCCCGGTCTGGCACGGTCCGAACGGCGAGCTGGTCTGCGTCGGCCCCGACGACGAGGCGCCCACGGGTGAGGGGTGGACGCAGGACACCGACGTCCTCGACACGTGGTTCTCGTCCGGCCTGTGGCCGTTCTCCACGCTCGGCTGGCCGGAGCAGACGCCGGACCTGGAGAAGTTCTACCCGAACTCCGTCCTGGTCACCGGCTACGACCTGATGTTCTTCTGGGTCGCCCGGATGATGATGTTCGGCCTGTACGCGATGGACGGCCAGCCGCCGTTCCACACGATCGCGTTCCACGGCATGGTCCGCGACGAGTTCGGCAAGAAGATGTCGAAGTCGTTCGGGAACACGGTCAACCCGCTGGACTGGATGGACAAGTACGGCTCCGACGCCCTGCGGTTCACCCTGGCCAAGGGCGCCAACCCGGGCGTCGACGTCCCGATCGGCGAGGACTGGGTCCAGGCGTCCCGGAACTTCGCCAACAAGATCTGGAACGCCACCCGCTTCGCGATGATGAACGGCGCGACGGTCGAGGGCCCGCTGCCGGACGCCTCCGCGATGTCGGCGACGGACCGCTGGATCCTGTCCCGCCTGAACAAGGTCGTCGCCGAGGCGGACGCCTACTACGACGACTACCAGTTCGCGAAGCTCGCCGACGCGCTCTACCACTTCGCGTGGGACGAGGTCTTCGACTGGTACGTCGAGCTGTCGAAGACGACGTTCTTCGAGGGCGGCGAGCAGGCCAAGGTCTCGGCCCGCGTCCTGGGCGAGGTCCTCGACGTCACCCTGCGGTTGCTCCACCCGATCGTCCCGTTCGTCACGGACACCCTGTGGACCACGCTGACGGGCCGCGAGTCGGTCGTCATCGCCGAGTGGCCGAAGGACTCCGGCTTCCGCGACGAGGCCGCAGAGAAGGAGATCGAGCTGGTCCAGCGGGTCGTCACCGAGGTCCGCCGCTTCCGCTCCGACCAGGGCCTCCAGCCCGGCCAGAAGGTCCCGGCCCGCTTGGAGCTGGCCGACACCGCGCTCGCCCCGCACGAGGCGGCCATCCGTCAGGTGCTGCGCCTCCAGCCGGAGGGCGAGGGCTTCTCCGCCACCGCCTCCCTGCCGGTCGCCGGCGCCACCGTCGCACTCGACCTGTCGGGCACGATCGACGTGGCCGCCGAGCGCAAGCGCCTCGCCAAGGACCTGGCCGCCGCCGAGAAGGAGAAGGCTCAGGCCGAGGGCAAGCTCGGCAACGAGGCGTTCCTGGCGAAGGCCCCCGACAACGTCGTGGACAAGATCAAGGGCCGTCTCGCCAAGGCGGACGAGGACATCGCCCGCATCCAGGCACAGCTGGACAAGCTGCCGCCGCAGTAG
- a CDS encoding plasmid mobilization relaxosome protein MobC translates to MNDAEYKRFTDAAAQCQMTNAAFLAYAVDKAALDLTRTAAEIATEREVIGELFAARRHLGRIHGLFNQVAKALNSGADAPHLNATAQAVLNAARRMEDATDALLAHRDGGTAS, encoded by the coding sequence ATGAACGATGCCGAGTACAAGCGCTTCACCGACGCAGCCGCCCAGTGCCAGATGACCAACGCCGCCTTCCTCGCCTACGCCGTCGACAAGGCTGCCCTCGACCTGACCCGCACCGCCGCCGAGATCGCCACCGAACGGGAAGTCATCGGCGAGCTGTTCGCCGCGCGCCGGCACCTGGGTCGCATCCACGGCCTGTTCAACCAGGTCGCCAAGGCCCTCAACTCCGGCGCCGACGCACCCCACCTCAACGCCACCGCCCAGGCCGTCCTGAACGCGGCTCGCCGCATGGAAGACGCCACCGACGCCCTACTCGCCCACCGGGACGGTGGTACCGCCTCGTGA
- a CDS encoding class I SAM-dependent methyltransferase: protein MPVQHSKASLHAFYADALRNGRSTGEQLHAPVSARFRALLTSLPADIPRRALDLGYGAGAYTIALAKAGFTVVAVDQAPAEPLLRRLSPHENLAERVTVVESLIEQYVVEENFGLLVAKDVLHYLSQCDVEAVLTQAVQSSRSVNVHYLEVFTGISRTDAQGSQIHIEGEARYTPENLSRAVERIYEGWDVTVSWDDHAEQDTRSRRTYFEATRATVTAVRRCRVSAGTATMKGREAS from the coding sequence TTGCCCGTACAGCACTCGAAGGCGTCCCTCCACGCCTTCTACGCGGACGCGTTACGGAACGGTCGAAGCACCGGAGAGCAGCTGCATGCGCCCGTCTCGGCGCGGTTCCGCGCCCTGCTGACGTCCCTCCCCGCCGACATCCCGCGTCGCGCTCTCGACCTCGGATACGGCGCCGGGGCCTACACCATCGCCCTGGCGAAGGCCGGCTTCACCGTCGTCGCGGTGGACCAGGCCCCGGCCGAACCGCTGCTCCGGCGACTCTCGCCGCACGAGAACCTGGCGGAGCGCGTCACGGTGGTGGAGTCCCTCATCGAGCAGTACGTGGTCGAGGAGAACTTCGGCCTGCTCGTCGCCAAGGACGTGCTCCACTACCTGTCCCAATGCGACGTCGAAGCCGTGCTCACCCAGGCCGTACAGAGCTCCCGATCGGTCAACGTGCACTACCTGGAGGTCTTCACCGGGATCTCCCGGACGGACGCCCAGGGCAGTCAGATCCACATCGAGGGCGAGGCCCGGTACACGCCGGAGAACCTCAGCCGCGCGGTGGAGCGGATCTACGAGGGCTGGGACGTGACCGTGAGCTGGGACGACCACGCCGAGCAGGACACGCGCTCGCGGCGCACCTATTTCGAAGCGACTCGTGCGACCGTCACCGCGGTGCGGAGGTGCCGCGTTTCGGCCGGCACCGCGACCATGAAGGGACGGGAAGCCTCGTGA
- a CDS encoding very short patch repair endonuclease, with amino-acid sequence MTGPTSRAQSGWKHDSPPDRAWKGRAGRTRAVIAAEQDRAAGGRHRRSVDLGEGRFARASVELKVLPDTRRIRAYLRWSDGGKSPARYLGQVEHETRAANLAEGWKMAWEKGLLTEEPPAEGSWASSPSVRAVMRANRSKDTRPELRLRSLLHKQGLRYRVAARPLPTLRRTADLIFSGPKVAVFVDGCFWHGCPDHLRESHKNAEFWRSKIEGNRIRDAETDRLLREAGWTVVRIWEHEDADAAAARVIGAVRGSPVSHPESG; translated from the coding sequence GTGACCGGGCCCACCAGCAGGGCGCAGAGCGGCTGGAAGCACGACTCGCCGCCGGACCGGGCGTGGAAAGGGCGGGCTGGTAGGACCCGGGCTGTCATCGCGGCCGAACAGGACCGGGCTGCGGGTGGTCGCCACAGGCGCTCTGTGGATCTTGGCGAGGGGCGGTTCGCCCGGGCGTCGGTGGAGTTGAAGGTGCTTCCCGACACGCGACGCATCCGCGCGTACCTGCGCTGGTCCGATGGCGGCAAGTCTCCGGCCCGCTACCTCGGACAGGTCGAGCACGAGACCCGGGCCGCGAACCTCGCCGAGGGCTGGAAGATGGCCTGGGAGAAGGGCCTTCTCACCGAGGAACCGCCGGCGGAAGGCTCCTGGGCTTCCTCGCCGTCCGTACGCGCGGTGATGCGGGCCAATCGGAGCAAGGACACCCGACCCGAGCTGAGGCTCCGTTCCCTGCTGCACAAACAGGGGCTTCGCTATCGGGTGGCGGCACGTCCGCTGCCCACCTTGCGCCGCACCGCCGATCTGATTTTTTCTGGGCCCAAGGTCGCGGTGTTCGTCGACGGCTGCTTTTGGCACGGCTGCCCGGACCACCTTCGGGAGTCACACAAGAACGCCGAGTTCTGGCGAAGCAAGATCGAGGGCAACCGAATCAGGGACGCGGAGACGGATCGCCTCCTGCGAGAGGCGGGCTGGACAGTCGTCCGTATCTGGGAGCACGAGGACGCTGACGCGGCAGCCGCGAGGGTGATAGGAGCCGTGCGAGGCTCGCCGGTAAGTCATCCCGAATCGGGGTGA
- a CDS encoding glycosyltransferase family 2 protein yields the protein MGHGGISFVIPCHNAGDYLVEAVESVVEQPLRRPYEVVIVDDGSDDDTTRKAIDTCAKLPGVRVVRLEQRQGHHAARNAGLAAARLEYVMQVDADDRLATEPFLLAAGSYPDRAVAILESDPDTAFVHTMSWMFGAFEGFTISSYPCREDLVVRKHHVPTSIVCRRADALECGLYDPRVLKWGDWAFAVNLLASRYRRGAANTIHCVAGPFYEYRVHSRVDRVSDAEVSELDMTRLVVEKNLDFFRDRLERNDSAAEIAFDVLEQKPTRLDDLLYMAQFDLHQAQIVAQQREFSLSSPYEALGIP from the coding sequence ATGGGCCATGGAGGCATCAGCTTCGTCATCCCTTGCCACAACGCCGGCGACTACCTCGTCGAGGCGGTGGAGTCGGTCGTCGAGCAGCCGCTTCGGCGTCCGTACGAGGTGGTGATCGTGGACGACGGGTCGGACGACGACACGACCCGGAAGGCCATCGACACCTGCGCCAAGCTGCCCGGCGTACGCGTCGTCCGCCTCGAGCAGCGCCAAGGGCACCACGCGGCCAGGAACGCCGGCCTGGCGGCCGCGCGGCTGGAGTACGTGATGCAGGTGGATGCCGATGACCGGCTGGCCACCGAGCCGTTCCTCCTGGCGGCCGGGTCCTACCCGGACAGGGCGGTAGCGATCCTCGAGTCCGACCCCGACACGGCGTTCGTGCACACGATGTCGTGGATGTTCGGTGCCTTCGAGGGCTTCACGATCTCCTCGTACCCCTGTCGCGAGGACCTCGTGGTGCGCAAGCATCACGTTCCGACGTCGATCGTCTGCCGCAGGGCTGACGCCCTGGAATGCGGCCTGTACGACCCGAGGGTGCTCAAGTGGGGAGACTGGGCCTTCGCCGTCAACCTGCTGGCCAGTCGGTACAGGCGAGGGGCGGCCAACACCATCCACTGCGTCGCCGGCCCGTTCTACGAGTACCGGGTGCACTCGCGAGTCGACCGAGTGTCCGATGCGGAAGTCTCGGAACTCGACATGACTCGCCTCGTCGTGGAGAAGAACCTCGACTTCTTCCGAGACCGGCTGGAGCGAAACGACAGCGCCGCCGAGATCGCCTTCGACGTGCTGGAACAGAAGCCGACACGCCTCGACGACCTTCTGTACATGGCGCAGTTCGATCTCCACCAGGCCCAGATCGTCGCGCAGCAGCGCGAGTTCTCTCTGTCGAGCCCGTACGAGGCGCTGGGGATTCCGTAG
- a CDS encoding Eco29kI family restriction endonuclease, whose translation MAPSPASPQFNPLGLDLLGRNLREEMDGRPRVPLDQVEPFPGAGLYALYYKGDLAIYKGLKGTDIPIYVGKASAGDSSYGDPPNLTQRKLFDRIIDHRRSIKEPSNLQASDFDVRCLTLDDIWIVLGERALLRAYSPVLWNTVMTGFGGNPPGQGRRNARSVWDSIHPGRKRAAGLLCNRSYSGVEMEELILDGIEISLMDAGDQRDAKLKEFRNRPAEIIWKEAKGPGKGPKPVLVFREDVFLEENFRFGVDLGDIEWKSSGIPEQKTVEEAVLDTLEG comes from the coding sequence ATGGCTCCCAGCCCCGCATCCCCACAGTTCAATCCGTTGGGCCTTGACTTGCTCGGCCGTAATCTCCGGGAGGAGATGGACGGTCGTCCACGGGTGCCACTGGACCAGGTAGAGCCGTTCCCAGGTGCCGGGCTCTATGCGCTCTACTACAAGGGCGACCTTGCGATCTACAAGGGCCTGAAGGGTACCGATATCCCCATTTACGTGGGGAAGGCTTCGGCTGGTGATAGTAGCTACGGAGATCCGCCGAACCTGACTCAACGGAAACTGTTCGACCGGATAATCGATCACCGCAGAAGCATCAAAGAGCCTTCCAATCTCCAGGCTTCGGACTTCGATGTTAGGTGCCTGACCCTCGATGATATCTGGATCGTCTTGGGCGAACGGGCCCTTCTGCGCGCCTACAGTCCGGTCCTCTGGAATACCGTGATGACCGGATTCGGGGGGAACCCTCCAGGTCAGGGGCGGAGGAATGCTCGCTCGGTCTGGGACTCTATCCATCCGGGGCGGAAGCGGGCGGCCGGGCTTCTCTGTAACCGCAGTTACAGCGGTGTCGAAATGGAGGAGCTCATCCTGGATGGCATCGAAATCTCGCTGATGGATGCGGGTGACCAGCGTGATGCGAAGCTGAAAGAATTCCGGAATCGCCCTGCGGAGATCATCTGGAAGGAAGCTAAAGGTCCGGGAAAGGGGCCTAAGCCTGTTCTGGTGTTCCGTGAGGATGTGTTCCTGGAAGAAAATTTTCGATTCGGGGTCGACCTTGGTGATATCGAATGGAAGTCGAGTGGCATTCCAGAGCAGAAAACTGTAGAGGAAGCTGTTCTTGACACTCTCGAGGGATGA
- a CDS encoding PE-PGRS family protein, which translates to MELGQHWGFRARPKELGSTVRRVEIVRVGGRGRTGWLHIRFLEGDDAGLQEWVNPSCLVARWEDVEAFRADDSSELALAVASREVRGSADIEAARMVLGFVRPRSKLRLRRGVSDAGILELSRLEEGARLVGMDAAELRSDPMVYENRDGLGLAGWPVTERIARVVAVRLAEDILPEVDRRQQAIDQERTQSSWYSYSRRDDRKLDAEAAVLRTVREWCGQDKAERYDELVALREEVVRLGKLVEKSVKALRDRGHGVIASTIERDLGVHISSLGPDVRR; encoded by the coding sequence ATGGAGTTGGGTCAGCACTGGGGCTTCCGAGCGAGGCCCAAGGAACTGGGCAGCACGGTTCGCAGGGTCGAGATCGTGCGTGTGGGTGGGCGTGGCAGGACTGGTTGGCTTCACATCCGGTTCCTCGAAGGCGATGACGCGGGGCTGCAGGAGTGGGTCAACCCAAGCTGTCTTGTGGCGCGCTGGGAGGACGTTGAAGCGTTTCGTGCGGACGATTCAAGTGAGCTCGCGCTGGCCGTGGCGTCGCGGGAGGTGCGTGGGAGCGCAGACATCGAGGCCGCGCGGATGGTCCTCGGATTCGTCCGTCCGAGGAGCAAGCTGCGACTGCGCCGAGGTGTCTCGGACGCCGGGATCCTGGAACTGAGCCGCCTCGAAGAGGGGGCCCGGCTGGTCGGGATGGATGCTGCGGAGCTGCGAAGCGACCCGATGGTCTACGAGAACCGCGACGGCCTCGGCCTGGCGGGGTGGCCGGTCACTGAGCGCATCGCGCGCGTCGTGGCCGTCCGCCTTGCCGAGGACATCCTTCCGGAGGTGGACCGCAGGCAACAGGCCATTGATCAGGAGCGCACGCAGTCCTCCTGGTACTCGTACAGCCGCCGGGACGACCGCAAGCTGGACGCGGAAGCGGCCGTTCTGCGGACCGTCCGGGAGTGGTGTGGTCAGGACAAGGCCGAGCGTTACGACGAGCTGGTCGCCCTGCGCGAGGAGGTTGTCCGGCTCGGGAAGCTCGTGGAGAAGTCGGTGAAGGCCCTACGTGACCGTGGGCACGGCGTCATCGCCTCCACCATTGAGCGCGACCTTGGGGTCCATATCTCCAGCCTTGGTCCAGACGTTCGTCGGTGA